The window GCCACGACCGGCGACGCCGGGCAGCGGGATGCCTCGCAGAACCTGAACAGCCTCGGCGGCAAAATCCTCCGGATGACCCCTGACGGCGGCGTGCCAGCCGATAACCCCTTCCCTGACTCCCTTGTGTACAGCTATGGGCATCGCAATCCACAGGGAATTGCGTGGGCGGAGGACGGGACACTGTTCGCTGCCGAGTTCGGGCAGGACACCTGGGACGAACTGAACATCATCATCCCCGGCGGCAACTACGGCTGGCCGACCGCCGAAGGCATCGCCGGCAACGGCGCCTTCATCGACCCTGTCCAGCAGTGGAACCCTGATGACGCCAGCCCCAGCGGCATTGCCATCGTCCGGGGCACCGTCTTCATCGCCAACCTTCGCGGGCAGACCCTCCGCACCGTCCCGGTCGCTAACCCGAGCACGTCCACGGACTACTACACCGGCACGTACGGGCGCATCCGGCACGTGGCCGAAGCGCCAGACGGGCAGCTGTGGTTCCTCACCAGTAACACCGACGGATACGGCTCTGGCGCCCGCGAGGGCGATGACCGCCTCCTCAGCGTCCCCCTCACCACCCAGCAATAACCCCGCGGGGGCGGCGCATCCGCGCCACCCCCGCACGTAGCGAAAGAAGCCGACATCATGCGCGCAACACTCATGTACTCCGCCGGAGACGTCCGCGTCGTCGACGTACCCGAACCCACGATCCAAGAGCCTACAGACGCGATCATCCGCGTCACCTACGCCTGCGTATGCGGGTCAGACCTGCACCCGTACCACGACCTCGAAGACACCCCCGAGGGACGCCACATGGGTCACGAGGCCATCGGCGTGATCGAGCAGATCGGCCCCGATGTCACCACCCTCGACGTGGGTGACACCGTCATTGTCCCGTTCGCGTGGTCCGACGGCACCTGCGCGTTCTGCCGAGACGGGATCACCACGTCCTGCGTCCACGGGGGATTCTTCGACGGCGCCCCGTCGGCCACGCAAGCGGAGAAGCTCCGGATCCCCTACGCCGACGGCACCGCCGTCGCCATCCCTGCCGGGACCGACGAGGCGCTCATGCCCTCCCTGCTCACCCTCTCCGACGTATACCTCACCGGCTACCACGCCGCCATCCGCGGCGGCGTTGAGGCGGGAAAGGCCGTCGCGGTGATCGGCGATGGCGCGGTCGGCCTCTCCGCCGTCCTGGCCGCGAAGCAGCTCGGCGCCGAGATCATCATTCTGATGGGCCGCCACACGGCTCGCACCGATCTCGGCCGCGAGTTCGGTGCTACGCACGTCATCGCAGAGCGCGGCGAAGAGGGTATCGCGAAGGTCCTCGAGCTCACCGGCGGCGAGGGGGCGCATGTCGTGCTCGAAGCAGTTGGTCACATGCCCGCCTACGAGCAGGCCTACGGCATCGTCCGCCCCGGCGGCGTCATCTCCCGCGTCGGCGTCCCCCAGTACGAAGACGCCGCCGTCGGCTTCGCGTCTCTGTTTGGCAAGAACGCCACCCTCACCGGCGGACCCGCCACCGTCCGCGCCTACCTCGAAGCCGCCATCCCCCAGGTCATCGACGGCACCATTGAGCCAGGGAAGGTCTTTGACCGCGAACTGCCACTCGACGAGATCGCCGAGGCGTACCGGTTGATGGACGCGCGAGAGGCACTGAAAGTCCTCATCCGTCTCTGACCGCGTGACCGGCGTCCGCGTGGGGTGGTCTGGTGGACCACGTTACGGTCCGCCCTTCCCCACGCGGACGCCGCCGGGTTGACTCGATATGCAACGAGAGGAACACCATGTCGGACAACACCATCACCCTGAACAACGCCGTTGCGCTCCCCACCATCGGACTCGGAGTCCTGCAGAGCGAGGGAGACGAGGCCACGTCGGCCGTCACCACCGCGCTGCAGACCGGGTACCGTCTCATCGACACCGCGGCGGCATACTTCAACGAGCGCGAAGTGGGCCGCGGCATCCGCGAGTCGGGCATCGACCGCAGCGAGATTTTCCTCACCACAAAGCTCTGGATGACTGACTACGGTTTCGACAGTGCCCTGCGTGCGTTCGACACGAGCGTCACCAAGCTCGGCGTCGACTACCTCGACCTCTACCTGTTGCACTGGCCCGTTCCCGCGAACTGGGCGCAGACCGTGGCGGCGTACCAGGCCGGTGAGCGGCTGCTCGCCGAAGGGCGGGTGCGCGCCCTCGGCGTGGCCAACTTCACGCCCGCGCACCTGAAAGCCCTCATGAAGGACACGGACGTTGTGCCCGCGGTGAACCAGATCGAGCTGCACCCGAACTTCCAGCAGCCGGACCAGGTTGCCATCCACGCTGAGCTCGGCATCGCAACGCAGGCGTGGTCGCCGATTGGTGGCGTGTACAGCTGGGCCGGTGAGAACGGGGCCGTGCCGCCGCTGCAGAACGAGACGATCCGCGCCATCGCCGATCAGCACGAGAAGACCCCGGCGCAGGTGATCCTCCGCTGGCATCTGCAGCACGGGCGCAGCGTCATACCGAAGTCCGTCACGCCGACGCGGATCGCGGAGAACTTCGACGTCTTCGGATTCTCGCTCACACCCGCCGACGTGGGAGCGATCGATGCTCTCGACACCGGGCAGCGCGGCGCGATCGACCCCGACATCGTCACGC is drawn from Microbacterium hatanonis and contains these coding sequences:
- a CDS encoding zinc-binding dehydrogenase produces the protein MRATLMYSAGDVRVVDVPEPTIQEPTDAIIRVTYACVCGSDLHPYHDLEDTPEGRHMGHEAIGVIEQIGPDVTTLDVGDTVIVPFAWSDGTCAFCRDGITTSCVHGGFFDGAPSATQAEKLRIPYADGTAVAIPAGTDEALMPSLLTLSDVYLTGYHAAIRGGVEAGKAVAVIGDGAVGLSAVLAAKQLGAEIIILMGRHTARTDLGREFGATHVIAERGEEGIAKVLELTGGEGAHVVLEAVGHMPAYEQAYGIVRPGGVISRVGVPQYEDAAVGFASLFGKNATLTGGPATVRAYLEAAIPQVIDGTIEPGKVFDRELPLDEIAEAYRLMDAREALKVLIRL
- a CDS encoding aldo/keto reductase, which codes for MSDNTITLNNAVALPTIGLGVLQSEGDEATSAVTTALQTGYRLIDTAAAYFNEREVGRGIRESGIDRSEIFLTTKLWMTDYGFDSALRAFDTSVTKLGVDYLDLYLLHWPVPANWAQTVAAYQAGERLLAEGRVRALGVANFTPAHLKALMKDTDVVPAVNQIELHPNFQQPDQVAIHAELGIATQAWSPIGGVYSWAGENGAVPPLQNETIRAIADQHEKTPAQVILRWHLQHGRSVIPKSVTPTRIAENFDVFGFSLTPADVGAIDALDTGQRGAIDPDIVTPEIIDLTIDAA